AGGAGATAAAAGACCATTGGCACGCGTACATGGACGGTCTCTGGTTTGGAGAATAAGAAAAACCTTAACTCCTAAGGAATTGTTTAGaccattaattaattaattattcacgaaataacataaaaatataataatcgGCAACACAATAAACAATCATCTTTTCTGGTGAGGGggttgacttgacttgacttgggCAATCCTTCGTATAAACAGCTTCCGCTGGATCGTAGTCTCTACTCTCAAGCTCAAACTCTGGACAACTTCGATCGGCTTCTGCATTCGTCTCTTCGCTCGGACTCAGGCTTCTTCCGCTGTCGAGGTTTTCTCTGTCCTCCACTTGTTTCTGAATTTAGCCGTTCCTCGTTTGTTAATCGTCGCACGTATTTCGCCGTTTCTTAGCTCCGGATGTGCAAACTGCCAGAACCTTTGATTATCTTCTTTCAGGAATTTTCGTAACGTTAAATGCTCGTTGATTTTGTGCCGATCTGACCATTTTCTGCTCTTAGAAGAGCTTCGATTGCCTGACAAGTTTCACTTTTTAGAGTCTCTTTCATATTTGTTATGTTACTTTGTTCGTTTGCCCTTTTTATCTGGGCTCATACATCTttgcaaattgattttgtgcCGATCTGACCATTTTCTACTCTTAGAAGTGCTCCGATTGCCTGAGAAGTTCCACTTTTTAGAgtctctttcatttttgttttgtcacTTTGCTTTGCAAATTGATGGTTCATGCCATAACATCGTGAAGTTCCCAAAGAAGGAATTAGTCAAGATTAAGACTCTAACCTTCGGTAAAACTTACGTTCAGCTTGCAGGGGATGTCtgaaactcttcttcttcttcttcttcttcttcttcttcttcttcttcttcttcttcttcttctttggttacTCATTCATCTCCTTCAGCCCTGGAGTGGAAGTACGGGATCGGACGCAATGCCTCTATATAACCCCGTAAAATCTCCTCATCTTTGTTGAATGCCAACCCAACCCCAATTTATTTCTGAGGACTTCTAGAAGGACAAAGTGCATTCCTTTCTCTTGTCTTTACAAAATTTGTCCAAGAAGATATGGCATCTTTCCCAAGGCCAGCAAACAAACAGAGGCAATATAAGTATGATGTTTTCCTGAGTTTTCAAGGTGAAGATACTCGCAAAAACTTTGTTGACCATCTGCATGATCATCTACGGCGAAGAGGAATCATGGCCTTTCGAGATGATCACCACCGAGATCTTCAGAGGGGAAAATGTATTAAACCAGAAATATTAAGGGCAATAGAGCAATCAAGACTTGTGCTTGTGATATTCTCTGAAAACTACTCTTCTTCTACTTGGTGCCTGGAAGAAGTTGCTAAGGCTATGGAGTGTACAAATATCAATGAAGGATCCGTGATACCAATCTTCTACAAGGTCGATCCATCTGACATACGGAAACTGAGGGGAAACTTTGGGATAGGCTTTGCTAAAACTGAGGAAACTTATTCGGGCGACAAAGGAGATATAAAGAGGTGGAAGGATGCACTGAGAAAAGTAGCTGATCTTGCCGGAAGAGAATTGAAAGATGGGTAGGCCTCTCTTCCACTAACTTGGAATTATTTGTTTGCTTTAAGTTTTGCATGCCACAAATGTCATGACTATCATGCTCTGTATTATGTTGGTTCATCTGAACCAGAATATATGATTAACTCCTCCAAAACTAAACAGCCTCAATGCTCGCGGGGGAACTAATCATCTGCATTTCTTCATTGTAGACATAAGACACAGTTCATTCGGCAAATCATTGGAGAAATCGAAGATAAACTAGGTCCCCATCCATCCTATGTTGTAGGCAATCTTGTGGGAATGCATTCCCGGGTTGCAAAAGTAGTAAAACTTTTATGCTTGGGCGAGAGTGGTGCACGCAGTATTGGTATATGGGGAATGGCTGGTTCAGGCAAAACAACTGTTGCACGAGCAGTTACTGACGAAATTTGCCGTCAATTTGATGATGGTTGTAGTTTTCTCAACGATGtcaaagaaaattcagaaaagaatgGTTTGATATATCTACAACGCCGGTTTCTTGGTGATATTCTCCAAGAGGACAATGTTGGAATCAGGGATGATCATATAGGAGCCAACATGATAAAAAAACTAGTGCGAGATAAAAAAGTCCTTCttattcttgatgatgtggataaaAATGAGCAGTTGGAAAAATTAGTGGGAGATCTCGAATGGTTTGCACCAGGGAGTAGGATCATTATAACAACTAGAGATAAGCATTTGCTTATCAAATATGGAGTAAATCATATATAAAGCGGAGGAATTATCCTTTGATGAGGCTCTCCAACTATTTTCTTGGAAAGCTTTTAGAAGTAACCATCTTCCAGCAGAGTTCAAGGAGCTTGCGAAGCAAGTTATTAGTTACGCCGGTGGCCTTCCTCTAGTCATTGATGTCTTAGGTTCTTTTTTGGATGAAGAAAATTTGTTGCAATGGGAGAGTGCATTGGCCAGTCTCAAAGAATGTCCAGAAGGGGAAATTTTTAACCGGCTTAGGATGAGTTATGATGGACTACGTCAGAACGAGAAGGAAATTTTCCTAgatattgcttgtttcttcaaggggaagaagaaacCTTATGTTACAGAAGTTCTAGATAATTGTGGCTTCTATgcaaattttggaatcaataCCCTTGCTCAGAGATCTCTTATCAAAATCGTGGACAACAGATTGTGGATGCATGATTTGCTCCAAGAG
The window above is part of the Eucalyptus grandis isolate ANBG69807.140 chromosome 6, ASM1654582v1, whole genome shotgun sequence genome. Proteins encoded here:
- the LOC104451567 gene encoding TMV resistance protein N isoform X1 is translated as MASFPRPANKQRQYKYDVFLSFQGEDTRKNFVDHLHDHLRRRGIMAFRDDHHRDLQRGKCIKPEILRAIEQSRLVLVIFSENYSSSTWCLEEVAKAMECTNINEGSVIPIFYKVDPSDIRKLRGNFGIGFAKTEETYSGDKGDIKRWKDALRKVADLAGRELKDGHKTQFIRQIIGEIEDKLGPHPSYVVGNLVGMHSRVAKVVKLLCLGESGARSIGIWGMAGSGKTTVARAVTDEICRQFDDGCSFLNDVKENSEKNGLIYLQRRFLGDILQEDNVGIRDDHIGANMIKKLVRDKKVLLILDDVDKNEQLEKLVGDLEWFAPGSRIIITTRDKHLLIKYGVNHI